The following proteins come from a genomic window of Balearica regulorum gibbericeps isolate bBalReg1 chromosome 9, bBalReg1.pri, whole genome shotgun sequence:
- the NME9 gene encoding thioredoxin domain-containing protein 6 isoform X2, with translation MAAKKKEVVLQITINSQEVWEEMLYLKGLIVVDAFQAWCGPCKTVVDLFRKIRNEVGSDLLHFAVAEVDSIDALEKYRGKCEPVFLFYAGGELVAVVRGANAPLLQKTILEQLAVERKFLEHGGERVVVQDRASSKEERNMAALQEEHREGQMG, from the exons AtggctgcaaagaaaaaggaggtaGTGTTGCAG ATTACCATCAATAGCCAGGAGGTTTGGGAAGAAATGCTGTATCTCAAAGGACTCATTG TTGTTGATGCATTTCAAGCCTGGTGTGGTCCATGCAAAACAGTAGTGGATCTTTTCCGAAAAATAAGGAATGAAGTTGGCAGTGATCTCCTGCATTTTGCTGTG GCTGAAGTTGATTCCATTGATGCTCTGGAAAAGTACAGAGGAAAATGCGagcctgtttttctgttttatgca GGAGGAGAATTAGTAGCCGTTGTAAGAGGAGCGAATGCACCATTGCTGCAGAAGACCATCCTGGAACAGCTGGCAGTGGAAAGGAAGTTTTTAGAACATGGAGGAGAGCGTGTGGTG GTACAAGACAGAGCCTCCTccaaagaggagagaaacatgGCTGCTCTTCAGGAAGAACACCGGGAAGGCCAAATGG GTTAA
- the NME9 gene encoding thioredoxin domain-containing protein 6 isoform X1, which translates to MAAKKKEVVLQITINSQEVWEEMLYLKGLIVVDAFQAWCGPCKTVVDLFRKIRNEVGSDLLHFAVAEVDSIDALEKYRGKCEPVFLFYAGGELVAVVRGANAPLLQKTILEQLAVERKFLEHGGERVVVQDRASSKEERNMAALQEEHREGQMGKVGTAVGCSLCLLLKLEP; encoded by the exons AtggctgcaaagaaaaaggaggtaGTGTTGCAG ATTACCATCAATAGCCAGGAGGTTTGGGAAGAAATGCTGTATCTCAAAGGACTCATTG TTGTTGATGCATTTCAAGCCTGGTGTGGTCCATGCAAAACAGTAGTGGATCTTTTCCGAAAAATAAGGAATGAAGTTGGCAGTGATCTCCTGCATTTTGCTGTG GCTGAAGTTGATTCCATTGATGCTCTGGAAAAGTACAGAGGAAAATGCGagcctgtttttctgttttatgca GGAGGAGAATTAGTAGCCGTTGTAAGAGGAGCGAATGCACCATTGCTGCAGAAGACCATCCTGGAACAGCTGGCAGTGGAAAGGAAGTTTTTAGAACATGGAGGAGAGCGTGTGGTG GTACAAGACAGAGCCTCCTccaaagaggagagaaacatgGCTGCTCTTCAGGAAGAACACCGGGAAGGCCAAATGGGTAAGGTGGGCACAGCTGTGGGATGCTCTTTGTGCCTTTTGCTAAAGCTGGAGCCCTAA